The Nicotiana tomentosiformis chromosome 2, ASM39032v3, whole genome shotgun sequence genome includes the window CATGAGCAACACTCGAATGGTCAATCCATGACTGATTACAACAACATTTAGGTCCTCCTTAGCACCATAGGGAATCATGTCCATGTCTATGTCTCTCCATAGAGAATCGATAAAACCTGTATTAATGAAATTAATATTGCAATTCAATGCTAAATGTTTTCTACTCAATATTTACTTATCATTAATTTTATATATTcaatccgttttaatttatgtgtgaatctatttactttttagactgtttaaaaaagaataatttctttttaaatttgaaacAATATAATTCAAAATTCTCAttctatccttaatgagaagtttttataccTAGACAAATATTATGATATGTTTAAGACTACAAGCTTAGATGTCAAATATTATGGCATGTTTATGacaataaatttcaaaattttctcttttctttcaatccGTGTCCCGTTAAGTAAGCTCACAGTTGAAATAGATAGagtactagatatatatatatatatatatatatatatatatattcaagttATATTTATCTGTATAGACTTTCTATTAGACATCAGACTTTCTTATCTCTGTTAATAATATCATGAGAATCTCAAATTGGTCGGCTCCCAAAAAGCTTGTAAACAAGGCTTGTGACCTCCCTGCGCAATTTCCTCCGTCAATTTTTCAGTTGGTTTTGTCCGTTCGGTATGAGGGTTGGATTTTGGCAGTAAGAAGAGTTGAGAAGAAAGACAGCTAAAAGGGTCCGAACTCCCAGGACATAGAGAACATAGGCGAAATGATAATGGTACCCAAAAAGTAATCTGTGATTAACGCACCCAAAAGCGGCAAAAGGAACGTCGTCTCAGACCAGGCGTTCAAATTCTTCGCTTATGAGTGCACCACTTAAAAAAAGGAAAATTCATATTCCCTTAGCTAATAACTCAATATTCAACCAaatacatcattcaatatttGTGGAACATGAATGTCAATAGATAATATTAGAGTAATACTTAAAAATACATACATAAAATAGCAAAAAGATCTTGCATTCACATGCCCCGTAGACAAACTTATAAATCCGCCCCCTGGCCCCGTCTCTCCAATGATGAAGTACGCGGATTTCCATCCACCGGAGTCGGAGATGTTGGCTAGTCAGACGAAGCCTTCAACCACTTCGCCAGCAAAATGATGTTTAACGACCACTACTGACTGCTTCACTTTTTATATCTCCTTCCCTAATCCAGTTCTAAAAGAAAAACATATATTCTTTGTTTCTTTTCCAATATGATCTGCTTTAATCCTTTAAGGTTTCATTCTTTTACCATTAAATATAAATCTTAACTAGCATTTCAAAAATGAAGATAATTATGATGGATACTATGTATTTGTTCCACAGCAAGATTCAACATACCAAGAAACAAAACATCCACATTTTAGTATGATGAAATCAAACTGCAATTCGTTAAAAAGATTTACTTGAATAGATATATACCTGAAACCCGGTCATACACATCAGCGGCCGATTCTCCACCCGGAAATCTGTAGAAGAACTTTCCATATTTTTCTCTTTCCATCTTATACTCCTCCATCTTCTCTGTATTCTGAAATTTGGCATAGTCCATTTCTCTCAACCTACATTCTTCTCTTACCCCTACGATCTCGCTGCTGCAAAACGCAGCGCCTATTTCTTTCAGTGTTTCCCGGGTGCGCAAGAACGGAGATACATAGAAATAGACCTTACTACTGCAATTTCCTTTGTCACAAATCACGCCGCGGATAATCTCCCCGGCCTTTTTGCCTTGCTCTTTGCCTTTCTCTGTGAGTTGGACTCTATGGTCAGGTGTGATGGCGTACACATTTTTGTCTAAGTTCCCCTCACTCTCACCATGTCGCACCAGTATGATCCTCTTAGGCAACTGCCTTTGCTTTTCCCTATTGTTAGTTCCGCTTTTAATTGCATTTCCCATTTGAACGTCCAAACAATTAGATAGAATGGCTTACGACTGATTTGTGGACGCATGTAGATCGTGATAATATGTGTATACGTAGATGCTTTCAGCTTAATTACTCCATCCTTTCGACTTATATGGCATACTTTCCCTATTATTCTTTTCCAAAAATAATTGATACATTTCTATAAttagaaataattcaactttaaactttcaCTTTACCCATTTTACTCTGAGAAGCTTTTATATTCACACAAATGGGAggaccccacaaagcttttaaCCCTTAAACTTTGAAGACTATAAATTTCAAAAGTATTACTTTGTTTCTTAAACTATGTGCAGAGTCAAactaaattatttaaattgaaacgAAGAGAGTAATTTTTTTTTCTCCTAGGTAATTTTATAATTCTCTCTAAGGAGATTTTGGTGCTCCTTCCCAAAGAGACTTCACTTTAAGAACCCAATACCTTTAATTAAGAACACAGAAATCTTAATGGtagattttttttcctttctttgttTTCAAACAAATGAATAACTAGCATAGCTGTAGCATTCCAATTTCGTTCGCTGAAAGAAAGAACACACATGGCCCGTGGCTGAATAAATAGTTAGCGACCATTACAGCTGTAACCTGCATACAttgtttttaattattaaattatatcAATAAATAATGAATCGGCTAAGAACTATTTCTCATTTGCCAACTGTCCGTTTACAGATATAAACAAGTCCAATACCTTTAAATAATACTCCCACCGTTCCGGTTTAtatgaacttatttcctttttggttcgtttcaaaaagaataacctctttttaaatttgaaaataatttagcttaaacttccaattctacccttaatgagaagcttttataaccacacaaatactctggatccctttttgacttgtttaggactacaaatttcaaaagtcttcattttttttttaaactttgtgcccaatcatacatgttcacataaattgaaacggaaggagtaaCATTTAACTATTTCACGCTTCCTACTCTTTTTACTTTTTAGTTTATCACTTCAAATTATTTCTTACGTTTATTATCTCAAAAATATTGAAAATCATTTAAGTTTTATTAGATCTTCTTATAAATAAAAGTAATGgatcaacaacaaaaataataattactatGTAACATTCTCAAATAAGTTGAGgtcagctatatgaatcctcgctaaccaagttttttttctttttttgaactCATTTCATGTAAATATTATGCacataaaaatagaaaatattaGTAGCTATGTGTCTTTTCCTCAACGATAACTATGCATCAGCCTAAATAAGTTGGGCTCGGTCATATGAATCCTCACTTATTCATTTGTACTCAACtcgcataataataataataataataataataataataataataataataataataataataataataataataataataataataataataatcataataatagAAGTTCCCCAATAAGTCTAAAATGTATTCCCAACTAGTTATCACTTATATGGATCTTTTTTTTATTGTGCTCTATTCTTAGCTAAATGATCTGCACTGGTTCCACGAATTGAATTTGTAGATCTTTAGAGACAACATCATTTCATGTGATGTTAGGTCTAAACCGTCCCCCTTTAACACATTCACTTACCATAGTTTTACACTTACACACCGGTACATCTATAGGTCGACACATGACAACACCAAATCATCTCAAGTTGtgtatattttcaaatataaaacaAAATCTCTAGAAGGTTGAACCACTCCTACAAAGCATAGGAACCTACAATAAAAGTGCTAACGTCTTAAACATTGTAATGATCCAATAGgccgttttgagtactagctcctcattttatgatttgagacctttCATAGcgctatttgatgatttatgtcTGTATTATTTTCGAAAAGCTTAAAtgtgaatttttaaagaaaacttGATTTTTGAACTTGAAAATGGTTAGAGTTGACCatagtcaatatttttggtaaacgaccttggatcggtgttttgataatttcggtAAGTTCttataataattttggacttgtatgcatgtttgaTTGGAATTCTGGGTGACTCGAGaccgtttcagcgcttaatgtgaaaaattagaaatttgaagtaTGAGTTCTTTGAGTTTTGGTATTTGATTCTTGATTTTAGATGTTATTATGATTATTTAAGCTCACAAGAGAGTTCGTATAGTGTTATTATACTTGTATGAATGTTCGAATTAGAGTCTGATGGGCTCGGATGAGTTACAGACTGATTTGTTAgaatttttggaatttttgtgGTGTTgtagtgtaacgatccgacttgtcgttttaagaattaacacctcgttcaatgacttaaggtcccgggaaatttcataatatgtattatgacccgagggtgtggtcgagtttgattttcggaagatttagaatttaattgaaagagagaattctcattttgaagcttaaatggaaagagttgaccaaagagttgacttttgagcaaacgccctcgaaatagaattttgatcatgtcaatagatttgtatggtaattttggtcttaggcgcgtgttcggatttggatttgaaagtccgtaggacaattcgacgcattttggcgaaagttggaaaatagacgattttcgaaAAGTTCGATCGaatgttgaatttttgataacgaggtcggaatccgattctggaaattataATAGGTCTATTatatcacttatgacttgtgtgcaaaatttgaggtaaatcggacttgattcgataggtttcggcattgaattttgaagttggaaatttcacaacagactaaagtttcaagtgagttcgcacaagacctaatttcaaacgagcatacctctcttgttatgaagagttatatggtttgTTACCTATCAAAATAAAGGTCTATGTGTATAGTTTTCAACGCTtaaaaccgtttgtcatttggacatttgtacaagatgttatgaccaaattaccaaaggctgacagaatgcgattctgtgaccaattatgcgaccactatgcgaccattatgcgatcgcaaaatggttataCGACCACAAGCTTGTCGCAAAATggtccagaacagcccagttctgggcaccgatttgtgcgatcattttgcgacccgcacaccaattgtgcggtccattgtgcgaccgcataactgagttcggagggttaatttttctattttcataacccaaccccattttgataaataggctttggggtttattttggggaaattatctgaggttttttagagagaagtgagagcgttctagagagagaaagtagataaagtattttgttcatcaagatcttgtccaaactttgaaatccaacaagaaaatctcacaagttcttcatctaagaggtaaggttccataccctagtttttaatttcgaatttgggtagaagatgattgattaagagtatgattcttgggtatgagagtattatttatacatgtatgtaccaataagatttgtgggaagattgttgggctaaaataagtaaaaattgagttgaggagtgaaggaaatcttgtagaagaaccttgtagccaaatttgcacacctagtgattggtaaaatgctcaaatgagctgaaaccatgaaaatcttcctaattatggttcacttttgttatgtttctaaattgattgaagttgctaggattttcgaaacctcgtagtaatgtaaggaaggctcaagaaagattggagccgtccggaggttaattcacgtgaga containing:
- the LOC104099004 gene encoding phosphoglycerate mutase-like protein AT74 isoform X1, coding for MGNAIKSGTNNREKQRQLPKRIILVRHGESEGNLDKNVYAITPDHRVQLTEKGKEQGKKAGEIIRGVICDKGNCSSKVYFYVSPFLRTRETLKEIGAAFCSSEIVGVREECRLREMDYAKFQNTEKMEEYKMEREKYGKFFYRFPGGESAADVYDRVSGFIDSLWRDIDMDMIPYGAKEDLNVVVISHGLTIRVLLMRIFRWTPEQIDNLVSPKNAEVRIMELGNEGEYSLALHHDDQTLGKWGLSAEMIVDQKLRAYGPTVDLDKCFFPRYFDRLADK
- the LOC104099004 gene encoding phosphoglycerate mutase-like protein AT74H isoform X2, which produces MGNAIKSGTNNREKQRQLPKRIILVRHGESEGNLDKNVYAITPDHRVQLTEKGKEQGKKAGEIIRGVICDKGNCSSKVYFYVSPFLRTRETLKEIGAAFCSSEIVGVREECRLREMDYAKFQNTEKMEEYKMEREKYGKFFYRFPGGESAADVYDRVSGPDRKLDGPSQ